One genomic segment of Ctenopharyngodon idella isolate HZGC_01 chromosome 7, HZGC01, whole genome shotgun sequence includes these proteins:
- the pstpip1b gene encoding proline-serine-threonine phosphatase-interacting protein 1b: MALLFCDSFWGTDFMDQSGYEAILQRLHDGRHMCKDVEDLMKMRALAEEKYGRDLVAIARKAEGQTEIGTLKASFDKLKTEIEKAGNLHIQLSERIKEEVQKIEVFREHQREQRKKLEEIIEKLQKPKMVLHKKTMESKRLYEQRCKEADEAEQAVGKKTNVNTSTHRQSEKVMNRARLCRQAANLAEKQYRWNVDQLEKTCQDWESTYRSACEVFQQQESERINILRCVLWDHCNLLSVQCVRDDDCYEEVRKILEQCDIITDNNCFIKMKKTGCRPPAPIEFQCYSDVDTNGGVGRVEMNRLSVMLPGMSFSGCPEAGSNLGGTYTPAQQKGGVIEEKYMVLYDFKAQEGDELSVSKGQVVTITEQGEDGWWRAWRDGISGLVPGTYLTKISPHSTRLAAAHPESNPIK, from the exons ATGGCTTTACTGTTCTGCGATTCCTTTTGG GGTACAGACTTTATGGACCAGTCGGGTTATGAGGCCATATTGCAGAGGTTACATGATGGCAGACACATGTGCAAAGATGTAGAAGACCTGATGAAAATGAG AGCGCTAGCGGAAGAGAAGTATGGACGAGATCTGGTGGCAATTGCTCGGAAGGCAGAAGGTCAAACTGAAATTGG AACATTGAAGGCATCGTTTGACAAGTTAAAAACAG AGATTGAGAAGGCAGGAAACCTGCACATCCAACTATCTGAAAGGATAAAGGAGGAAGTTCAGAAAATAGAGGTGTTTCGAGAACACCAGAGGGAACAGAGAAAAAAG CTTGAAGAGATTATAGAAAAACTTCAGAAGCCTAAGATGGTGTTGCACAAAAAGACCATGGAG TCAAAGAGGTTATATGAGCAGAGGTGTAAGGAGGCTGATGAAGCTGAGCAAGCAGTGGGGAAGAAGACAAATGTGAACACATCCACCCACCGGCAATCAGAAAAG GTGATGAACAGGGCCCGGTTATGCAGGCAAGCAGCAAACCTGGCAG AAAAGCAATACAGATGGAATGTTGATCAGCTAGAGAAAACTTGCCAGGACTGGGAGAGCACATACAGGAGCGCGTGCGAG GTGTTTCAGCAGCAGGAGTCTGAACGCATTAATATCTTGCGCTGTGTTTTATGGGATCATTGCAATCTGCTTTCTGTGCAGTGCGTCCGGGATGATGAT TGCTATGAGGAAGTACGGAAGATTCTAGAGCAGTGCGACATTATCACTGACAACAACTGTTTCATTAAGATGAAAAAGACTGGCTGTCGACCCCCAG CTCCCATTGAGTTTCAGTGTTACTCTGACGTGGACACTAATGGAGGAGTCGGGAGGGTTGAAATGAACAG ATTATCTGTCATGCTTCCAGGGATGTCTTTTAGTG GGTGCCCTGAAGCCGGGAGTAATTTGGGTGGAACATACACACCGGCTCAACAAAAGGGAGGAGTAATTGAGGAAAAGTACATGGTGTTATATGATTTTAAAGCTCag GAAGGTGATGAGCTGTCTGTCAGTAAAGGACAAGTTGTCACAATAACTGAGCAAGGCGAGGATGGGTGGTGGAGAGCGTGGAGGGATGGAATATCTGGGCTGGTCCCTGGAACGTACTTGACCAAAATCTCACCACACAGTACACGTCTCGCTGCTGCTCATCCTGAAAGTAATCCCATCAAATAG